In Hermetia illucens chromosome 5, iHerIll2.2.curated.20191125, whole genome shotgun sequence, a single window of DNA contains:
- the LOC119657489 gene encoding uncharacterized protein LOC119657489 translates to MSVDKNNVEFPDYMDIQFFETAMKNGLNDKSTKVENVKFTQGHKPGENYCSVIYRADVTYSTSTTASTKVSLIIKTQVLDDEYKTADFFGKETDMYTLALPQIESMLGNIHIAPKMYYSARTPNDVVVFHDMTPEGYLLADRVKGLDEKHCAMVLEKLAKLHAASIELARADPKVKTIFEIGMINNESRKFVETLLFHNISDLEKLVATWPGFESIAVKLLSMRNNIFEIFLEANEPKKGELSVLTHNDLWTNNILFKYNGDEPVDVLLIDYQASFYCSPGIDITHFLYTTPYFHLLENKREYMIEEYYYKPFKATLEKVGYLPIPTLEDIYQEIENREMSGFLWACAKLYLICMDKKDCEENSNSIDALGHPEIGGQIRAKGMSSERYQATMKYMLKRMDKLGKL, encoded by the exons ATGTCGGTTGATAAAAACAACGTTGAGTTTCCCGATTACATGGATATTCAGTTTTTCGAAACTGCCATGAAAAACGGTTTAAACGATAAAAGTACAAAAGTTGAGAATGTTAAATTTACGCAAGGGCATAAACCAGGCGAAAACTACTGTAGTGTGATTTATAGAGCAGACGTAACATATTCGACTTCAACTACAGCTTCAACTAAAGTTTCATTGATTATCAAAACACAAGTTCTGGATGATGAATATAAAACAGCTGACTTTTTTGGAAAGGAAACGGATATGTACACTTTAGCTCTGCCACAAATTGAATCCATGCTTGGAAATATACATATCGCGCCAAA GATGTACTACTCAGCAAGGACCCCTAATGATGTAGTAGTGTTTCATGATATGACTCCGGAAGGATACTTACTTGCTGATCGAGTTAAAGGTCTAGATGAGAAGCATTGTGCGATGGTTTTGGAAAAACTAGCGAAACTTCATGCGGCATCCATTGAACTTGCTAGAGCC GATCCAAAAGTGAAGACAATATTTGAAATCGGAATGATAAATAACGAATCCCggaagttcgtcgaaactcTTCTATTCCACAACATATCAGACCTGGAGAAACTAGTGGCAACATGGCCAGGATTCGAGTCAATCGCAGTCAAGCTTCTATCTATGCGtaataacatttttgaaattttcctcgAAGCCAATGAACCGAAAAAAGGGGAATTATCAGTTTTAACTCATAATGATCTGTGGACGAATAATATTCTGTTCAAATACAATGGAGACGAGCCTGTCGATGTTTTATTG attgATTACCAAGCATCTTTTTACTGCAGTCCTGGTATTGATATTACCCATTTCCTATACACAACTCCGTATTTCCACCTGCTTGAAAACAAACGCGAATACATGATCGAGGAATACTACTACAAACCTTTCAAGGCGACACTTGAGAAAGTCGGTTACTTACCAATACCGACACTAGAGGATATTTACCAAGAAATCGAGAATAGGGAAATGTCAGGATTTTTATGGGCTTGTGCAAAACTCTATCTAATTTGTATGGATAAGAAAGACTGCGAAGAGAATAGTAATAGTATCGATGCACTGGGCCATCCAGAGATTGGTGGACAGATCCGAGCAAAGGGAATGAGTTCAGAACGCTATCAAGCAACTATGAAATATATGTTAAAGCGAATGGATAAATTGGGaaaattataa